The sequence GTAGAGAAGGTCGATGGAGCCGCGCATCAGCCCGTTGTCTGGTTGTGCATAAAAGAAGGGGATTTCCCGACCTAGAATCGTTGCCGTTTTAATTTCGTTGTAGGATTCAGAGCCGACAAACCCGTCCAGAATAACCTGTGCTTCTTTCTCGACCGCGGCGGAGGACGGTGACGTGAGCGGGAGTCCCGCGGAAGCGAACAGGTTCCCTATGACTTGGCGAAGGCGCGCGGGGATCTCGCTTTGAGTCTTGCTGAAATCCCACTGTTCCAGAAACCGGTGGATCAGTGTACCCAGTATTTTCGCTTCATCCGGAAGGAGGCGTTTCTCGTCATCGTTAGGGAACACCACAAACTCGTCATCCTCCGCGGACTCTGGCGGCCCCGCCCTCCTGTCGATGTTCTCATAGACGGGGCCGCACCGACTGATGGATTCGACGGGTGGACGGTGCGGAGGATCCATCAGTGTCGTACGGCCTGATAGGTTCCCCGCCAGTAGCTGCGGGGAATGACGGAGAGAGTTGTCGATCGCGCTGGGGCGCAAGGTCTGTTTCCTGGCGAGGGTTTCCTGACAATGTTTAGCACGTTCTTGCCACCGGTTAGCAAAAGATTGGTTTGAGAAATCGACTGGCAGGACGCGCAGGGCTGGCCGGCGTGCGGGTTCATCCCGGCTGCTTTTTTCGATAAAAGAAATCTGCAGCTGCGCGGGTCCCCGTTCCATCGAACCGGGGGTTACACGATCCAACGGGAGTTCCCAGGCGATCCCCAGCCATTCGAGGTAACTGTCGCTGGCCGGCTTGATCAAATGGATGCCTCCGGAAAGCATGAGTCGTTCCCGGGCGCGCGTCATCGCGACATACAGCACGCGCTTTTCCTCTTCCCGTTCGCGCTCCTGAGTTTCCCAATCCAGAACGAATTTTTCCAGGTTTTGCAGACCCGCCACTCGAAGGCCGAGGCGTCCCGTGCTCCAGTCGTAACTGAGCGCTTCGAACGCGCCGCTACGCCGGCCGCTGTGCAGGGACGGCAGGATGACGACCGGGAACTCCAGACCTTTGGACTTGTGCGCGGTCAGAAGGCGTACGGCGTCGTACGTCTCGTCCGCCAGAGGGCTTTCTCCCTCCAGCCGGTCTTCTTCCATAAAAGACTTCACTTTGGCCAGAAGCAAGCGGAACGTGGTGACGCCTTCTTCGGCGAAACTTTCCAGCAGCCGCTTCAACTTCAAAATGTTGGCGATGGTTTGATCGCGATGGTACGAGCGCGCGGCCAGCTCCAGTACGAAGGATTCCTCGAAAATGTGCTGCAAGAGCGCCTTCAACGGCTCGCGCCCGACACGCGCATGCAGGTGTTGCAGCAGCTCCCAGATTTGAAGCTGGGGTTTCGTGAACGAGGGTGGCAGCGGATGCGTGGCGTTCAGGCTGTCGGTTTCCTTCAGGTCGAGGATCTCGGCATCGGTAAACCCGCCCAGGGGTGAGCGGAGAAACCCGACGAGCGCGATCCGGTCGCGCGGGTTTTCAATGACGCGCAGGAAATTGATTAGGTCCTTAACTTCCGGGGTGGAGTAGAAATAACGTTCTCCTTCCACGACAAAGGGAATATCTTGAGCGCGCAGCGACTCGAGAAAGGTCCGCATCGCCGGGGTGGACCGGAAAATGAGGGCGATGTCTTTGTACTGAAGCGGCCGCCGGTTTCCCTGTTTGTCGAGGCATTCCCAGGCGCCCACGTTCTGCGCGATCCAGAGGGCAACGTGGTCCGCTTCCTGTTTATTAGCGTCTTCGCTGCTCTGGGGTTCTGGTGAGTTGGCCAGACAGAGTTCGACAGTCTGCAGGGGCAGTCCGGCCAGCGGGCGCTGCGGTTCCAGCGGCACGTAGGCGGGAGAGATGGGTTTGCGTTCCTGAATGATCCGGCTGAAACTCCGGTTGATGACGTGAATGATCTGTTCGTGGCTGCGCCAGCTCTTCTGCAGGGACGTGCTCAAGCCCCCCTGCGCCAGGATCACGTCGGTGATCTGTCGGTAAGCGCTGATGTCCGCTCCACGGAAGCGGTAGATAGATTGTTTCGGGTCCCCCACCACAAACAGTTTTCCGGGTTCCAGCTGGACGTTCGTCCACCGGGTGGCGCGGCCTTTCATCTGCTCCGCCAGAAAGAGCAGGAGTTCGCCCTGCAGGGGATCGGTGTCCTGGAACTCGTCGATCAGAATCATCCGAAACTCTCGCTTCAAGGTCTCTCGAATGTCGTGACGATCGCGCACCAGTTCGCAAGCCAGCGCCAGAAGCGCGTCGTTCGACAAATACCCTTGCGCCAGAACGGTGGAACGGAATCGCTCCACAAAGGGACGCAAAAGCTGTGTCAGCAAAGCGACTTGATGGTCCCCTCCGTCGAGCAGGTTGTGGGCCAATTTGCGGAAGAATTTGATCTCGCGCAGTTCCTCTTTACTCCAGCTCTTCGGGGTTCCCGGTTCAAGCCGGACATCTTCGAGGAGTTCCGCCGGAAGCTCGGCCAGAGATGCTCCTTTGGCCGCGCGGCCCAGCACCGCTTCGCACGCCACCGCCAATCGTCCGGTTTTGTCCTCGGGCGAATGATCCGCCGCCAGTTCCTTTAGTCGCTTGTCATGCGGTTGGAGGCGTTTCGGAAGATCCGTTTCGGAAACCGGGAGCGCTTGCAGGGGCGTCCGAAAATCGCTCAACAGGCGGGCCGCGTCTTCGATATCGGCGACGGAAAACCGGCTTAAGACGTCCATCCACTCTTTTTCTCGCGGCGAACCCAGGCGCAATTCCGCGGTCAGCCACCGCGGCCATTCCAGGTCAAAGATATCGGCATAACGAAGACCTTTTTCATCCACTTCGGCTTCAGGATTGATACCGGCCGCCAACGGGAAGCGTTTCAAAAGTGAAAACGAAAACGAGTGAATGGTGCTGATCTGGGCGCGATCGATCTGTCCCATCGCCGCACGCGCCAGAGTTTGCAATTCCTCCAATCGGTGACCCCAGGCGCGGGTTTCTTCCGACTGGGTCTTTGCCGCCAGAATCTTGCGCAATTCATCGGCTACGCGCTCTTTCATTTCTCCGGCGGCTTTCTTGGTGAAGGTCAGGGCCACGATGCTGGTGAGCGGGAGGCCTTTCTGGAAGAGCGCCTGCAGCAGCGCCTGGACCAGGTTGTAGGTTTTCCCGGTTCCTGCCCCGGCCTCGATGACATGATTTCGCGAAAGGTCAATCATTCGGCCTTCCTCGACAATCGTTGGTCATTCGCGCGGCGAATCGGGCTGGAAAGACTTCGCGACGCGCTGGGTTTGTGGTCTTTCCGGCAAATCTGGGAGAATTCGCACCAGTCGCAGTAGCCCTGATCGTCACTGGGTCGGATGTAAAAAATCCCTTTTTCGACGAGCGCCAGGAGCCCCGCCAGATTTTCGGAAAAAGCTTTCCTGCAGGAAGTCCAGAATTCCGGTGTGATTTGCGGCGAAGGCTGCCCTTTTTCCCAATCCGCCAGGTTATAAAAGGCGGCGCCTACAGGCCGGACCGGTTTGCCGAGCTTCTGTTTCAGCCAGGGGCCCACTAAACTGAGATACACCGGGAGCTGAAGGTAGTTGCCGCGAAGGATCTGCGTCTCTGTTTTTGCGCCCCGGCGGGAAGGCCGGCCGGTTTTGTAATCCACAACCCGGTAAGCGATTATTCCCTGATCTTCCCGGAGATCGATACGGTCAACGCGTCCGCGGAAGCGAGTGCTAGCCACCGGCGGAGTCAATTCAGCCATTTCCCCTTCGATGCGTTCCTCAAAATAGGTTGGCTTAAATCGACTCTCCGATAATTCTTCAAGGTCCTTGTTGATAAATTGGCGCAGCCGTAGCCGGATCTTCTGTTGGCTGGCAGCCCAGGCAATCGGATAAAGGTCTGCCGCGGTGTCTTGAAACAGAGTGAAAGTTTCCTTGCATGCCAAATCCAATTGTTTGAGAAATAGGACGTCATCCTCCGCGGACTCTGGCGGCCCCGCCCTCCTGTCGATGTTCTCATAGACGGGGCCGCACCGACTGATGGATTCGACGGGTGGACGGTGCGGAGGATCCATCATTGTCTTACGGCCTGATGGATTCCCCGCCAGTGACTGCGGGGAATGACGTTTGTAGAAGGTTTCCAAAATGTGGTGGATCAGTTTCCCTGAGGCATCGGCCGCCAAGTCTCCTCGGCTCGCTGTGTCTTCCCTAGCCCTTAGTTTTAGGACCTTTCCGGCATAGTAGCGATAGGGGCATTCCGCTAAATCGGTTAAGGAATCTGGCGAAAATCCTCTATCAGCAATCTTTCTCGTTATTGGTTCATGGCCAACCAGTCCATCCCGCTGACCCAGAGGATTCTGGAAGCTTTCGAGCTGTTCCTGGGCCTGCCGGAGTGAGTGGTAAAGCGCATGGTCATAGCCCAGGGCGCGATAACAATCACCTGGATCCAGGTTTTCACGGTTCAAGAAGACAGAAAGTTCTTTGGGAGTGAGATCGGAAAAAGGAACCTGGCGCCATTTTTCTCCAAGAACCCGCGCCAGATGGTGTCGCGGGGTGTCGGCGCCGATCATCTCATGCAGGTAGAGCGACGGCACAAGCGCTTTCCCTTCCTCGTCCGAGCGCTGGTACGAAAGATGAAAATGCTTTTCAGCCATTTCCTTGGCCA comes from Elusimicrobiota bacterium and encodes:
- a CDS encoding UvrD-helicase domain-containing protein, which gives rise to MIDLSRNHVIEAGAGTGKTYNLVQALLQALFQKGLPLTSIVALTFTKKAAGEMKERVADELRKILAAKTQSEETRAWGHRLEELQTLARAAMGQIDRAQISTIHSFSFSLLKRFPLAAGINPEAEVDEKGLRYADIFDLEWPRWLTAELRLGSPREKEWMDVLSRFSVADIEDAARLLSDFRTPLQALPVSETDLPKRLQPHDKRLKELAADHSPEDKTGRLAVACEAVLGRAAKGASLAELPAELLEDVRLEPGTPKSWSKEELREIKFFRKLAHNLLDGGDHQVALLTQLLRPFVERFRSTVLAQGYLSNDALLALACELVRDRHDIRETLKREFRMILIDEFQDTDPLQGELLLFLAEQMKGRATRWTNVQLEPGKLFVVGDPKQSIYRFRGADISAYRQITDVILAQGGLSTSLQKSWRSHEQIIHVINRSFSRIIQERKPISPAYVPLEPQRPLAGLPLQTVELCLANSPEPQSSEDANKQEADHVALWIAQNVGAWECLDKQGNRRPLQYKDIALIFRSTPAMRTFLESLRAQDIPFVVEGERYFYSTPEVKDLINFLRVIENPRDRIALVGFLRSPLGGFTDAEILDLKETDSLNATHPLPPSFTKPQLQIWELLQHLHARVGREPLKALLQHIFEESFVLELAARSYHRDQTIANILKLKRLLESFAEEGVTTFRLLLAKVKSFMEEDRLEGESPLADETYDAVRLLTAHKSKGLEFPVVILPSLHSGRRSGAFEALSYDWSTGRLGLRVAGLQNLEKFVLDWETQEREREEEKRVLYVAMTRARERLMLSGGIHLIKPASDSYLEWLGIAWELPLDRVTPGSMERGPAQLQISFIEKSSRDEPARRPALRVLPVDFSNQSFANRWQERAKHCQETLARKQTLRPSAIDNSLRHSPQLLAGNLSGRTTLMDPPHRPPVESISRCGPVYENIDRRAGPPESAEDDEFVVFPNDDEKRLLPDEAKILGTLIHRFLEQWDFSKTQSEIPARLRQVIGNLFASAGLPLTSPSSAAVEKEAQVILDGFVGSESYNEIKTATILGREIPFFYAQPDNGLMRGSIDLLYRLPDGTLIVADYKTDRLPKDRETASLAARYQPQVSIYREAIQRALGEKTLTKLIFLRASSAITI